A single window of Colletotrichum destructivum chromosome 9, complete sequence DNA harbors:
- a CDS encoding Putative quinoprotein amine dehydrogenase, beta chain gives MDGSHTAGLGPECQRLQSGLTPAGAAVRAFISAHPETQVRLSPLAEELLCLPDVVAALLRGAASCEGEDRFLLEARQVPGVCADIVRQVEGAFPEDGSSRWSLRKDDAWRSAAERASALGSCLATGRRIMSLAVDALDLSKSLRRAEEAGESPPYATNIILQEITSIKETLSRQSSQDQAASLRKLAAFLEYLKSYVHSHSTTVPASDMARLTVTASNARTSMYSLPDDASPSPSVEPYPAPSLLPAASSPVTFRHIRKVVMQFEKEPVGIKFTSPSDPTSFAVSNFFNDISLFDAETGDRRRSIKVKGAYMVFSPVGDLVAVTTEHVEDGLHQLNPQPILTSHDMAHFRQAALHVVDWANDNSPNARRFMLHWHGIRPYAFSPDGRLLAIRGVRDRVEVVTSAKGQGYSVLRGHTDEVTHAEFTADAARLVTMSRDGTLRVSSVETGRNVAKIEMEHWRNPLMLGVSPTGVVASIWGRTVTIWDYETGAVSSYNLETAKGSEGIPLAVSSDLRWAAYRSDEGADVTDLATGKVVYSARLESGFAVSAAFSAGGRYLVVGRCLNGHHARTDSGILNMWEIQT, from the exons ATGGACGGATCCCACACCGCCGGTCTCGGCCCCGAGTGCCAGAGGCTGCAATCCGGCTTGACACCGGCCGGCGCAGCGGTCCGCGCCTTCATCTCGGCCCATCCCGAAACCCAGGTCCGGCTCTCCccgctggccgaggagctgctctGCCTgcccgacgtcgtcgccgccctcttgCGCGGCGCCGCGAGTTGCGAAGGCGAGGACCGCTTTCTGCTAGAGGCGCGACAGGTGCCGGGCGTCTGCGCCGACATCGTCCGTCAGGTCGAGGGCGCGTTCCCGGAGGACGGCAGCAGCCGATGGTCCCTGCGGAAAGATGACGCGTGGAGgagcgccgccgagagggcGTCCGCGCTGGGTTCGTGCCTCGCCacgggcaggaggatcatGAGCCTGGCCGTCGATGCTCTCGACTT GTCCAAGAGCCTCCGCagggccgaggaggcgggcgagTCCCCTCCCTATGCCACCAACATCATTTTGCAGGAGATCACCTCCATCAAAGAAACTCTCAGTCGGCAATCTTCACAGGACCAGGCCGCGTCGTTGCGCAAACTCGCCGCGTTCCTCGAGTATCTCAAGTCCTATGTCCATAGCCACTCGACCACCGTCCCGGCGTCGGACATGGCGAGACTGACCGTCACCGCCAGCAACGCCCGCACATCGATGTATTCTCtgcccgacgacgcctcgCCGAGTCCGAGCGTCGAACCGTACCCGGCCCCGTCCCTCCTCCCGGCGGCCTCATCCCCCGTTACCTTCCGACACATCCGAAAGGTCGTCATGCAATTCGAAAAGGAGCCCGTCGGCATCAAGTTCACCTCGCCCAGCGACCCGACCTCCTTCGCCGTGTCCAACTTCTTCAACGACATCAGCCTCTTCGACGCCGAAACCGGCGACCGCAGGCGGTCGATCAAGGTCAAGGGGGCGTACATGGTCTTCTCGCCGGTGGGGGACCTGGTCGCCGTTACGACCGAGcacgtcgaggacggcctgcaCCAGCTCAACCCGCAGCCGATCCTCACGTCGCACGACATGGCGCACTTCCGCCAGGCGGCGCTGCACGTCGTCGACTGGGCCAACGACAACAGCCCGAACGCGCGGCGCTTCATGCTGCACTGGCACGGCATCCGCCCGTACGCCTTCAGCCCGGACGGCCGGCTCCTCGCCATCCGCGGCGTGCGGGAccgcgtcgaggtcgtcacgAGCGCCAAGGGCCAGGGCTACAGCGTCCTGCGCGGCCACACGGACGAGGTGACGCACGCCGAGTTCACGGCGGACGCGGCCCGGCTCGTGACCATGTCGCGCGACGGCACCCTGCGCGTGTCGAGCGTCGAGACCGGGCGCAACGTCGCCAAGATCGAGATGGAGCACTGGCGGAACCCGCTGATGCTGGGCGTGTCGCCGACGGGCGTTGTCGCCTCCATCTGGGGCCGGACGGTGACGATCTGGGACTACGAGACGGGCGCCGTGAGCAGCTACAACCTCGAGACGGCGAAAGGGAGCGAGGGTATCCCGCTGGCCGTCTCGTCCGACTTGCGGTGGGCCGCGTACCGCTCGGATGAAGGGGCGGACGTCACTGACTTGGCCACGGGCAAGGTGGTGTACTCGGCGAGGTTGGAGTCCGGGttcgccgtctcggcggccttctcggccggtGGGCGGTATCTCGTTGTCGGACGATGCCTGAACGGGCACCACGCCCGGACCGACTCGGGTATTCTTAACATGTGGGAGATTCAAACATAG
- a CDS encoding Putative succinate--CoA synthetase, beta subunit, ATP-citrate lyase/succinyl-CoA ligase, producing MASRSILSRVWRVRQQPSRQQIRRLTLGGHQAHEILKEFGIPVSRGKVAQALTKTRTITEEFDGSRITKPQTLKSSRCSTTDKEGSEGSIGRIDAVNTAGDIAKNLLGHQLKAGRRSRRDNTDNKFFVTELIEHEAKWYLAITFDRENYCPSIIASKRGGFDIDTTVKQHSKHLNTFKLGYTEGITSEVIQSVSRCLGASEEEAKNLHNLLRRLYEFFTTKDATLVEINSLAKSFDGTLTCRDARLMFDDAAGKRQKDIFSMRDTEHEVPDEVEAEKYGLVYVRMDGDIGNVVNGAGLAMATNDAIALHGGANANFLDAGGQATTETMVKAFEIILRDERVKAILVNIYGGITRGDMIAESILGAAKQLGPLRVPMVVRLQGTNSELGLRILEKANLGLHTEADFGKAAERAVELAKWRQ from the exons ATGGCGTCTCGGAGCATCTTGTCAAGGGTTTGGAGGGTTAGACAACAG CCATCTCGCCAGCAGATAAGACGACTTACCTTAGGTGGTCACCAAGCGCACGAGATTCTGAAAGAG TTTGGAATCCCGGTGTCCAGGGGAAAAGTCGCCCAAGCATTGACTAAAACTAGAACAATTACAGAAGAATTCG ACGGAAGCCGCATTACCAAGCCTCAGACTTTGAAGAGCAGCAGATGTTCAACTACCGACAAAGAGGGCTCTGAAGGCAGTATTGGAAGAATCGATGCTGTCAACACAGCCGGAGACATCGCCAAAAACCTACTTGGGCACCAATTGAAGGCAGGTAGAAGATCTAGACGCGATAACACAGACAACAAGTTCTTCGTCACGGAGTTGATCGAGCACGAAGCTAAATGGTATCTGGCCATCACGTTTGATCGCGAAAACTACTGCCCATCGATCATTGCTTCGAAGCGAGGGGGGTTCGACATCGATACCACGGTGAAGCAACACTCGAAGCATCTGAACACTTTCAAGCTTGGCTACACCGAAGGAATCACATCAGAGGTCATTCAGAGTGTCTCGCGATGCCTCGGGGCATCTGAAGAGGAGGCTAAGAATCTACACAACCTACTGCGTCGGCTGTACGAGTTCTTCACAACCAAAGACGCCACCCTGGTCGAAATCAACTCACTCGCAAAGTCGTTCGACGGGACGCTCACCTGTCGGGACGCCAGGCTCATGTTCGACGACGCTGCTGGCAAGCGGCAGAAGGACATCTTTTCGATGCGCGATACGGAGCACGAGGTGCCCGACGAGGTGGAAGCGGAGAAGTACGGGCTGGTGTACGTCCGGATGGACGGCGACATCGGCAACGTGGTGAACGGCGCCGGGCTCGCGATGGCGAccaacgacgccatcgcGCTCCACGGGGGCGCCAACGCAAACTTCCTCGACGCGGGCGggcaggcgacgacggagacCATGGTGAAGGCGTTTGAGATCATCCTGCGGGACGAGAGGGTAAAGGCGATCCTTGTCAACATATACGGCG GGATCACCAGAGGCGACATGATAGCGGAGTCCATCCTCGGGGCAGCGAAGCAGCTGGGCCCGCTGAGGGTGCCCATGGTGGTCCGGCTCCAAGGCACCAATTCCGAACTGGGACTGAGAATT CTGGAAAAGGCCAACCTCGGGCTGCATACGGAAGCCGACTTTGGAAAAGCGGCGGAGAGGGCGGTGGAACTGGCCAAATGGCGCCAGTAA
- a CDS encoding Putative PLC-like phosphodiesterase, TIM beta/alpha-barrel domain superfamily codes for MLILDSFPTMAVGSPSKNPVQARLEALQAKYPQYHIVLWYSDAGSCFNFLPGTRWVGRTSEEIPTSRTLPTFRNGTRHFECYFIIEGTYEYDHKKMRSNNYSTYVASTAEFDFEKKQCIMRPKPEFSASCWMKYLDDDLSLKDLTLPGTRCSSATSVWINDAGDLDVEPQIEDRRLKSRILEMHKYHKSSILNQLKSGVRLLDLRCDGLRTLRHGPLTIEKQLDDALDQVKTFLTDNDSETVMVMLSFSSATAAYDAAKPWSEGYSVKADDVPEHFNKDVSREMQRDKDLYTGTEWPRLGDVRGQAVIFRGWGLDSGANRWALDCRLPAWDSVNGSPSSTKAAELAEQRWSEIVEDFRSHDSLKSIVLAASLNHDPGCDTTWIPPLHTAPILQKKAEEHINQCPRQLQRLWIYGDDMDEKTNMAIAKLNIWGSDDEGVNRPPPVASKTA; via the exons ATGTTGATCCTCGACAGCTTTCCGACCATGGCCGTGGGAAGCCCTTCGAAGAATCCTGTGCAGGCGAGGCTCGAGGCCTTGCAGGCCAAATATCCCCAGTACCACATCGTACTATGGTACTCCGATGCGGGATCGTGCTTCAACTTTCTGCCCGGCACCCGATGGGTTGGACGGACGAGCGAGGAAATTCCCACCAGCCGTACCTTGCCGACCTTCAGGAACGGCACCCGTCACTTCGAGTGTTACTTCATAATCGAGGGAACCTATGAGTATGATCACAAGAAGATGAGGTCAAATAA CTACTCTACGTACGTGGCTTCCACGGCTGAATTCGACTTTGAGAAGAAGCAGTGTATCATGAGGCCCAA GCCCGAGTTCTCTGCGTCCTGCTGGATGAAATACTTGGACGATGACTTGAGCCTGAAGGACCTGACCCTGCCCGGAACTCGCTGCAGCAGTGCGACGTCCGTTTGGATCAACGACGCAGGGGATCTAGACGTTGAGCCGCAGATCGAAGACAGGAGGCTGAAGTCAAGAATACTCGAAATGCACAAGTACCACAAGAGCAGCATCCTCAACCAGCTGAAAAGCGGCGTGcggcttctcgacctccgcTGCGACGGCTTGCGCACCCTCCGACATGGGCCGCTAACTATAGAAAAGCAGCTGGACGACGCACTGGACCAAGTCAAGACGTTTCTGACCGACAACGACTCGGAGACGGTCATGGTGATGCTCAGCTTCTCATCGGCAACCGCCGCGTacgacgccgccaagcccTGGTCCGAAGGGTACTcggtcaaggccgacgacgtgccGGAGCACTTCAACAAGGACGTCAGCAGAGAAATGCAGAGAGACAAAGACCTGTATACCGGCACGGAGTGGccccgtctcggcgacgtgcgcggccaggccgtcatcttccGCGGGTGGGGCCTGGACTCGGGTGCGAACCGGTGGGCCCTGGACTGCCGGCTGCCGGCGTGGGACTCGGTCAACGGCTCCCCGTCGTccaccaaggccgccgagctcgccgagcagaGGTGGAGTGAGATCGTGGAGGACTTCCGCAGCCACGACTCGCTCAAGTCGATAGTCCTGGCGGCCTCGCTCAACCACGACCCCGGGTGCGACACCACCTGGATTCCCCCCTTGCACACGGCGCCCATCCTCCagaagaaggcggaggagcaCATCAACCAGTGTCCGAGGCAGCTGCAGCGGTTATGGATCTACGGCGACGACATGGATGAGAAGACAAACATGGCGATCGCGAAGCTGAATATCTGGGggtcggacgacgagggggtCAACAGACCACCGCCGGTCGCTTCCAAAACTGCGTGA
- a CDS encoding Putative alcohol dehydrogenase, zinc-type, GroES-like superfamily, NAD(P)-binding domain superfamily produces MATIPAVSLGINPGTRAAFSHSPKSAAGHVDHVEDIAAAGQDTEPKSRLGLRNVETEAYVVEHVKAGFKLVPIVLDEVRPDEVLVEMKYSGVCHTDIVMQQGGLPFVDFPAIFGHEGAGIVRDIGRDVKIKDLQVGDAVLLSFNSCGTCKTCESGHCAWCPDSTTINVNSVRTGDRSTPARLASDGRAVRSQFFGQSSFSRMSVVNEKSVVRCPPSAVEHMGVYAPLGCGLQTGAGTVLNVVKPGKEDSIVIFGLGSVGLAALMAARSLETGQIVAVDIVPERLELARELGATHTIDSRNSLNVVKDIRDVTGGGPTFALDCTGVLRVIEDMIACVGPMGTAVQVGVPPPGVEIKLDPQEFLLANKKYIGVIEGDANPSDFIPRLIAMHQNGKFPIDRLAKFYPAAELNQAMRDMASGKVIKPVIQWS; encoded by the exons aTGGCAACCATCCCAGCTGTTTCCCTAGGTATCAACCCTGGCACCAGGGCGGCATTTTCACATAGTCCCAAGTCAGCAGCCGGGCATGTGGATCACGTTGAGGACATCGCTGCTGCGGGTCAAGACACGGAGCCGAAAAGCCGCCTCGGGCTCAGGAATGTCGAAACCGAAGCATACGTGGTGGAGCACGTCAAGGCCGGATTCAAACTGGTCCCGATCGTCCTCGATGAGGTCCGACCAGATGAGGTGCTGGTTGAGATGAAGTACAGCGGAGTCT GTCATACGGATATCGTGATGCAGCAAGGCGGCCTCCCGTTTGTCGACTTCCCCGCCATTTTCGGCcacgagggcgccggcatcgtccGCGACATTGGTCGAGACGTCAAGATCAAGGACCTCcaggtcggcgacgccgtcctcctgTCTTTCAACAGTTGTGGGACGTGCAAGACCTGCGAGAGTGGGCACTGCGCGTGGTGTCCGGACTCGACAACGATCAACGTCAACTCGGTGCGCACCGGCGACCGCAGCACCCCAGCCCGCCTCGCCTCCGACGGTCGCGCCGTCCGGAGCCAGTTCTTCGGCCAGTCGTCCTTTAGCAGGATGTCCGTCGTCAACGAGAAGTCGGTCGTTCGGTGTCCCCCTTCGGCCGTCGAGCACATGGGCGTCTACGCCCCGCTCGGGTGCGGACTCCAGACCGGAGCCGGAACCGTTCTGAACGTCGTCAAGCCGGGAAAGGAGGATTCCATCGTCATTTTCGGACTCGGCAGCGTGGGTCTGGCGGCGCTGATGGCGGCCCGCTCCCTCGAAACCGGCCAGATCGTggccgtcgacatcgtcccAGAACGTCTAGAACTCGCGAGGGAACTGGGAGCGACGCATACCATCGACTCCAGAAACAGTCTCAACGTGGTTAAGGATATCAGAGATGTTACCGGAGGAGGCCCGACGTTTGCCTTGGACTGCACTGGCGTCCTCAGAGTTATCGAAGACATGATTGCGTGCGTTGGCCCGATGGGCACCGCCGTTCAGGTCGGCGTCCCGCCGCCTGGTGTTGAGATCAAACTAGACCCGCAAGAATTCTTGTTAGCCAACAAGAAATATATCGGCGTGATCGAAGGGGACGCGAACCCTTCCGATTTCATCCCGAGGCTCATTGCCATGCACCAAAACGGCAAATTTCCCATTGACAGGCTGGCCAAGTTCTATCCAGCCGCAGAACTGAACCAAGCCATGCGAGACATGGCTTCGGGCAAG GTTATCAAGCCCGTTATTCAATGGAGCTAG
- a CDS encoding Putative short-chain dehydrogenase/reductase SDR, NAD(P)-binding domain superfamily, whose protein sequence is MSESKTGPRLAGKVVIITGGGHGFGEGIARKFAQEGAKVLITDINEDDGQRVARDVPDSISFFRADATSAEDWEKLMDAAQSRYGRIDCLINNAGTTYRNKPTLEVTETEFDRVFNVNVKGIFLGTAAFMPRVIKQGEGGVMLNIASIGAVRPRPGLVWYNASKGAVCTATKGLAAEYGAHQIRVNSVCPLLSGTGLFESFAGQADTPENRSKFIDNVPLGRLCEAADVADACLFLASDESKFITGINLEVDGGRAI, encoded by the exons ATGAGTGAATCCAAGACAGGACCAAGGCTCGCTGGTAAGGTTGTCATAATCACTG GCGGTGGACATGGCTTTGGCGAAGGAATCGCCCGGAAGTTCGCCCAGGAGGGTGCCAAAGTCCTGATCACCGACatcaacgaggacgacggacAAAGAGTCGCCCGAGACGTTCCGGACTCGATCTCCTTCTTCAGGGCGGACGCGACGAGCGCAGAGGACTGGGAGAAGCTGATGGACGCGGCGCAGTCGCGATATGGGCGGATCGATTGcctcatcaacaacgccggcaCCACGTACAGGAACAAG CCCACCCTGGAGGTGACCGAGACCGAGTTCGACAGGGTCTTCAACGTCAATGTCAAGGGCATCTTCCTCGGGACTGCGGCGTTCATGCCCCGGGTTATCAAGCAGGGTGAGGGCGGTGTCATGCTAAACATTGCGTCGATTGGGGCGGTGCGCCCTAGACCAGGCCTCGTGTGGTACAATGCCTCCAAGGGGGCGGTGTGCACG GCAACGAAGGGACTCGCGGCCGAGTATGGTGCCCACCAGATTCGTGTGAACTCGGTGTGCCCTCTACTGAGCGGAACGGGACT GTTCGAGTCATTTGCCGGCCAGGCCGATACCCCCGAGAACAGGTCGAAGTTCATCGACAACGTCCCTCTCGGGCGACTTTGCGAGGCAGCAGACGTTGCGGATGCTTGCCTGTTCCTGGCCTCTGATGAAAGCAAGTTCATCACCGGCATCAATCTGGAAGTCGATGGTGGCAGAGCCATCTGA
- a CDS encoding Putative metal-dependent hydrolase, composite domain superfamily, which yields MTVRKAVPVPADPATHLPQRPSPPRQRADAAHAIPEKLIKPWKLPRQNTYLFVNANVVDTAAGVIIENTTVKISDGLIEKVGGGGGGGGGGEDLESISGDAVVVDLRGKYLSPGLIDCHVHVTSVPGEAGLDGGFGMDAAVSHFRQPFVCGRILSKGFTTVRDTGGATRALVEAVEDGVFPGPRLFIANKALSQTGGHGDRRGVHDHSGLCCGGGSGAAGLSVVVDGVPECIRAAREQLRTGADFIKIMVGGGVASPTDRIENVQFTADEIRAISEVARSYGTFVTAHAYTPRAIRHAVDNGVAGIEHGNLLDADTAAYMAARGVWLTPTLVTYDAMGSNRYAGFLPPANQRKNREVLESGLRSLRLAADAGVVICHGSDLLGPLQAEQSREFGIRRRALGDLEVLRSATVNAARMLRQEEFLGQVKGGFAADLVVLNGNPLEDVSILDEPEKSVLAVIKDGRVYTSRWSRLPEDVTEPPALIE from the coding sequence ATGACGGTCCGCAAAGCTGTTCCCGTCCCCGCGGACCCCGCGACCCATCTACCGCAGcgtccgtcgccgccgcggcaaAGGGCCGATGCCGCACATGCCATCCCGGAGAAGCTCATCAAGCCGTGGAAGCTTCCAAGGCAAAACACCTATTTGTTCGTCAACGCCAACGTTgtcgacaccgccgccggcgtcatcatcGAGAACACGACCGTCAAGATCTCTGACGGGCTGATCGAGAAAGTaggcgggggaggaggaggaggaggaggaggagaagaccTTGAAAGCATCTCCggagacgccgtcgtcgtcgacctgcgcGGCAAGTACCTTTCGCCGGGCCTCATTGACTGCCACGTCCACGTCACCTCCGTTcccggcgaggccggcctcgacggcggcttcggcatggacgccgccgtctcccaCTTCAGACAGCCCTTCGTGTGCGGCCGCATCCTGAGCAAGGGCTTCACGACGGTCCGcgacaccggcggcgccacgcGCGCCCTCGTggaagccgtcgaggacggcgtcttCCCCGGCCCGCGGCTCTTCATCGCCAACAAGGCCCTGTCGCAGACGGGGGGCCACGGCGATCGGAGGGGCGTGCACGACCACTCCGGCTtgtgctgcggcggcggcagcggcgccgccggcctctcTGTGGTGGTGGACGGCGTGCCGGAGTGCATCAGGGCCGCCAGGGAGCAGCTCAGGACGGGcgccgacttcatcaagatcatggtcggcggcggcgtcgcctcgCCAACCGACCGCATCGAGAACGTGCAGTTCACGGCGGACGAGATCCGCGCCATCAGCGAGGTCGCGCGCAGCTACGGCACCTTCGTCACCGCCCACGCCTACACGCCCCGGGCGATCcgccacgccgtcgacaacggcgtcgccggcatcgagcACGGgaacctcctcgacgccgacacggcCGCGTACATGGCCGCCAGGGGCGTCTGGCTGACGCCGACGCTCGTCACGTACGACGCCATGGGGTCCAACCGGTACGCCGGGTTCCTGCCGCCCGCGAACCAGCGCAAGAAccgcgaggtcctcgagagCGGGCTGCGGTCGctgcgcctcgccgccgacgccggcgtcgtcatctgCCACGGCTCGGACCTGCTCGGCCCCCTGCAGGCGGAGCAGAGCAGGGAGTTCGGCATCCGCCGGCGGGcgctcggcgacctcgaggtgCTGCGGTCCGCGACGGTCAACGCCGCGAGGATGCTCCGCCAGGAGGAGTTCCTCGGGCAGGTCAAGGGAGGgttcgccgccgacctggtCGTGCTGAACGGGAACCCGCTGGAGGACGTGTCGATCCTGGACGAGCCCGAGAAGAGCGTGCTGGCGGTGATCAAGGACGGGAGGGTCTACACCAGCCGATGGAGCAGATTGCCGGAGGACGTCACGGAGCCCCCGGCGCTCATCGAGTGA